One segment of Geomonas ferrireducens DNA contains the following:
- the fliQ gene encoding flagellar biosynthesis protein FliQ — MTPEMVVQLGRRSFEAVILLSAPLLICALVVGLLVSIFQAVTSINEATLAFAPKIIAVMVAMVVFFPWMMMYMSDFTREIYGMIANMRH; from the coding sequence ATGACCCCGGAAATGGTAGTGCAACTCGGCAGGCGGAGCTTCGAGGCGGTGATCCTCCTCTCTGCGCCGCTTCTCATCTGCGCCCTCGTCGTGGGCCTTCTCGTCAGTATCTTCCAGGCGGTGACCTCCATCAACGAGGCGACACTCGCCTTCGCGCCCAAGATCATCGCCGTCATGGTCGCCATGGTCGTCTTCTTCCCCTGGATGATGATGTACATGAGCGACTTCACGCGCGAGATCTACGGCATGATCGCCAACATGAGGCACTAG
- the glgP gene encoding alpha-glucan family phosphorylase — protein MNLFSTLHRFTVVPSLPKELTGLQRIAYNLWWTWEPEAIGLFKRLDPELWRTTRHNPLEMLGSLQQATYESLMLDEGFMSHLSHVEERLNEYLATRTWYERHGNPRAHIAYFSMEFGLHESLPIYSGGLGILAGDHLKSASDLGLPLVGVGLLYRQGYFRQYLNLEGWQQEIYPENDFYNLPLALERDADGSPLAFEVEYPGRTVRVQIWRVIVGRVRLFLLDTNLEENAPADREITTRLYGGDQEMRIRQEILLGIGGVRALRLLGVEPNVCHMNEGHAAFLALERIRLLMEERSLTFGEAMEAVRGGNVFTTHTPVEAGIDHFPPELLERYLGQYYRRLGLSREQFMALGMQNHGRNNENFCMAVLAMKLSLHSNGVSELHGMVSRRMWADVWPDLPEEQLPLTYVTNGVHQKSWLSEEMSGLLTRYLGTRWIEQSDDALWRKVTRIPDAELWRTHRRGTERLVDYARNSLKTQLQKLDASTKEIDRAGDVLDPEILTVGFARRFATYKRGTLLLHDKERLERILNHPERPVQIVFAGKAHPADHQGKELIRQIVQLSKEEKFRRRILFLEDYDISVARRLVQGVDVWLNTPLRPLEASGTSGMKAAFNGGLNMSILDGWWCEGYRGNNGWAIGRGEVYDDLTYQNEVESRAIYDLLEKEIVPLFYNRGSDGVPRGWTAFMKTSMETLCPVFSTHRMVQEYARRCYLPAFEHWERLNRDDLRLAVELARWKERLHGVWGGLSIVAVEATCAREVTVGERVPISVQITPGEVPLSEIAVEVYFGVLDSRGSIVGGEVVPLAPAPDPEQAGHFGGELECRFCGRHGFLLRVMPRHPELGTVYDPGLILWG, from the coding sequence GATCGCATACAACCTCTGGTGGACCTGGGAGCCGGAGGCCATCGGCCTCTTCAAACGACTCGACCCGGAGCTTTGGCGCACCACGCGCCACAACCCACTCGAGATGCTCGGCTCCCTCCAGCAGGCGACCTACGAGAGCCTGATGCTGGACGAGGGGTTCATGTCGCACCTCTCCCACGTGGAGGAGAGGCTCAACGAGTATCTCGCAACGCGCACCTGGTACGAGCGGCACGGCAACCCGCGCGCCCACATCGCCTACTTCTCCATGGAGTTCGGGCTGCACGAGTCGCTCCCGATCTACTCGGGGGGGCTCGGCATCCTGGCCGGCGACCACCTGAAATCCGCCAGCGACCTGGGGCTCCCGCTCGTAGGCGTCGGGCTCCTGTACCGGCAGGGGTACTTCCGCCAATACCTGAACCTCGAGGGGTGGCAGCAGGAGATCTACCCCGAAAACGACTTCTACAACCTTCCCCTCGCTCTCGAGCGCGACGCGGATGGCAGCCCGCTCGCCTTCGAGGTCGAGTACCCCGGGCGCACGGTGCGGGTGCAGATCTGGCGCGTCATCGTGGGACGGGTGCGCCTGTTCCTGCTCGACACCAACCTGGAAGAGAACGCACCCGCGGACCGGGAGATCACGACGCGCCTTTACGGCGGCGACCAGGAGATGCGCATCCGCCAGGAGATCCTGCTCGGCATCGGCGGGGTCCGGGCGCTGCGCCTGCTCGGGGTGGAGCCCAACGTCTGCCACATGAACGAGGGGCATGCCGCCTTCCTCGCCCTGGAGCGCATCCGCCTCCTGATGGAGGAGCGTTCGCTCACCTTCGGCGAGGCGATGGAGGCGGTGCGCGGCGGCAACGTCTTCACCACCCACACGCCGGTCGAGGCCGGCATCGACCACTTTCCCCCCGAGCTTCTCGAGCGCTACCTCGGGCAGTACTACCGCCGCCTGGGTCTCTCCCGGGAGCAGTTCATGGCCCTCGGGATGCAGAACCACGGCAGGAACAACGAGAACTTCTGCATGGCGGTCCTCGCCATGAAGCTATCGTTGCACTCAAACGGCGTGAGCGAGCTGCACGGCATGGTCTCGCGCCGCATGTGGGCCGACGTCTGGCCCGACCTTCCCGAAGAACAACTCCCCCTCACCTACGTAACGAACGGGGTGCACCAGAAGAGCTGGCTCTCCGAGGAGATGAGCGGCCTCTTGACCCGCTACCTCGGGACCCGCTGGATCGAGCAGAGCGACGACGCCCTCTGGCGCAAGGTCACGCGCATCCCGGACGCCGAGCTTTGGCGCACGCACCGCCGCGGCACCGAGCGCCTCGTGGACTACGCGAGGAACTCGCTCAAGACCCAGTTGCAGAAACTCGACGCGAGCACCAAGGAGATCGACCGCGCCGGCGACGTACTCGACCCGGAGATCCTCACCGTCGGGTTCGCGCGCCGCTTCGCGACCTACAAGCGCGGCACGCTCCTTCTGCACGACAAGGAGCGCCTGGAGCGGATCCTGAACCACCCGGAGCGCCCGGTGCAGATCGTCTTCGCCGGCAAGGCGCACCCCGCCGACCACCAGGGGAAGGAGCTCATCCGGCAGATCGTTCAGCTCTCCAAAGAGGAGAAGTTCCGGCGCCGCATCCTCTTCCTCGAGGACTACGACATCTCGGTGGCCCGGCGCCTCGTGCAGGGGGTGGACGTCTGGCTCAACACGCCGCTCAGACCTTTGGAGGCGAGCGGCACGAGCGGCATGAAGGCCGCCTTCAACGGCGGGCTCAACATGAGCATCCTGGACGGCTGGTGGTGCGAGGGTTACCGCGGGAACAACGGCTGGGCCATCGGCAGGGGGGAGGTCTACGACGATCTCACCTACCAGAACGAGGTGGAGAGCCGGGCCATCTACGACCTCCTGGAGAAGGAGATCGTGCCGCTTTTCTACAACCGGGGGAGCGACGGCGTTCCGCGCGGCTGGACCGCCTTCATGAAGACGTCGATGGAGACCCTCTGCCCGGTTTTCTCCACGCACCGCATGGTGCAGGAGTACGCCCGTCGCTGCTACCTCCCCGCCTTCGAGCATTGGGAGCGGCTGAACCGGGACGACCTGAGGCTGGCCGTCGAACTCGCGCGCTGGAAGGAGCGGCTACACGGCGTATGGGGCGGGCTTTCCATCGTGGCGGTGGAGGCGACGTGCGCGCGGGAGGTGACCGTCGGGGAGCGGGTCCCCATCTCGGTGCAGATCACCCCAGGCGAGGTGCCGCTCTCCGAGATCGCGGTCGAGGTGTACTTCGGGGTGCTAGATTCGAGGGGATCCATCGTGGGAGGGGAAGTGGTGCCGCTCGCCCCCGCCCCCGACCCGGAACAGGCCGGTCACTTCGGCGGCGAGTTGGAATGCCGTTTCTGCGGGCGGCACGGCTTTCTCTTGAGGGTCATGCCGCGGCACCCGGAACTGGGGACCGTGTACGACCCGGGGCTGATCCTTTGGGGGTGA
- the fliR gene encoding flagellar biosynthetic protein FliR: MFGSLPLSTLADLIPFGLVLARVSGLFMAIPIFGARVVPNRVKAVLIFALTLLIFPIIRPQAMTAANDSISLILLVVQEALIGLTLGAISQFVFAAVELCGQLVGTQMGISIAAQFDPTTQNNVPTMAIFQGVLTTLIFLSLGVHHFFIRAMVESYQVIPLGAWHVSGGLLKFLTQASTGVFVIAIKLAAPVSVALLATTVALGIVARSFPAMNVFMVSMPLNIGIGFLLLGISLPIFLRVLQGSFANFTDQMHALFRLLA; the protein is encoded by the coding sequence GTGTTCGGCTCCCTCCCCTTAAGCACCCTGGCCGACCTGATCCCCTTCGGCCTGGTCCTGGCGCGGGTGTCGGGGCTCTTCATGGCGATCCCCATCTTCGGTGCCCGCGTGGTCCCCAACCGGGTCAAGGCGGTGCTCATCTTCGCCCTGACCCTGCTCATCTTCCCGATCATCCGGCCGCAGGCGATGACCGCGGCGAACGATTCCATATCCCTCATTCTCCTGGTGGTGCAGGAAGCGCTCATCGGGCTCACCCTCGGGGCGATCTCGCAGTTCGTGTTCGCCGCGGTGGAGCTCTGCGGCCAGCTGGTGGGGACCCAGATGGGGATCTCCATCGCAGCCCAGTTCGACCCGACCACCCAGAACAACGTCCCGACCATGGCGATCTTCCAGGGTGTGCTCACCACCCTTATCTTCCTCTCCCTGGGGGTGCACCACTTCTTCATCAGGGCGATGGTGGAGAGTTACCAGGTGATCCCGCTCGGGGCCTGGCACGTGAGCGGGGGGCTTTTGAAGTTCCTGACCCAGGCGAGCACCGGGGTCTTCGTCATCGCGATCAAGCTCGCGGCGCCGGTCTCGGTGGCCCTTTTGGCGACGACCGTGGCGCTCGGCATCGTGGCCAGGAGCTTCCCGGCCATGAACGTTTTCATGGTGAGCATGCCGCTAAACATCGGGATCGGTTTCCTCCTCCTCGGCATCTCCCTCCCCATCTTCCTCAGGGTGCTGCAGGGAAGCTTCGCCAACTTCACGGACCAGATGCACGCGCTCTTCAGGCTCCTCGCCTAA
- the fliN gene encoding flagellar motor switch protein FliN, which produces MSEKLALDEQKEAPQVKNLDFIMDIPLQLTVELGRTKLLVRDVLQLNQGSVVELTKLAGEPLDVFVNSKLVARGEAVVVNDKFGIRLLDIVSPNERVDKVL; this is translated from the coding sequence TTGAGCGAAAAACTCGCTTTGGACGAACAGAAGGAAGCCCCGCAGGTGAAGAACCTGGACTTCATCATGGATATCCCGCTGCAGCTAACCGTCGAGCTCGGGCGCACCAAGCTCCTCGTGCGGGACGTTTTGCAGCTGAACCAGGGGTCGGTGGTGGAGCTCACGAAGCTTGCCGGCGAACCGCTGGACGTCTTCGTAAACTCGAAGCTCGTTGCGCGCGGCGAGGCGGTGGTGGTGAACGACAAGTTCGGCATCAGGCTCCTCGACATCGTGAGCCCGAACGAAAGGGTGGACAAGGTGCTATGA
- the fliP gene encoding flagellar type III secretion system pore protein FliP (The bacterial flagellar biogenesis protein FliP forms a type III secretion system (T3SS)-type pore required for flagellar assembly.), which produces MKADKILGVVLLAALSLVLVATAGAEPLSLPTVSVGVGKVSKPGDVSVVLQIFFMMTVISLAPSLLMMTTSFTRIVVVLSFLRSALGTQQAPSNQIIVGLSLFLTFFVMAPVWQQVNTQALQPYKANTITQEEALKRGVAPLRKFMLSQVREKDLALFISLSKLPRPRNADDIPTMTLIPAYMVSELKTAFQIGFLIFIPFLVLDMVVASVLMSMGMMMLPPVMISLPFKILLFVLVDGWGLVIGSLVKSFG; this is translated from the coding sequence GTGAAAGCTGACAAGATCCTCGGGGTCGTTCTTCTGGCGGCCCTCTCCCTCGTTCTGGTCGCGACTGCGGGTGCCGAGCCCCTCTCCCTCCCCACGGTAAGCGTCGGGGTCGGCAAGGTGAGCAAGCCCGGCGACGTCTCCGTGGTGCTGCAGATCTTCTTCATGATGACGGTCATCTCGCTGGCGCCAAGCCTTCTGATGATGACCACCTCCTTCACCCGCATCGTCGTCGTGCTCTCCTTTCTCCGTTCGGCGCTCGGGACGCAGCAGGCCCCTTCGAACCAGATCATCGTAGGGCTGTCGCTGTTTCTCACCTTCTTCGTGATGGCGCCGGTCTGGCAGCAGGTGAACACCCAGGCGCTGCAGCCCTACAAGGCGAACACTATCACCCAGGAGGAAGCGCTCAAGCGCGGCGTGGCGCCGCTCAGGAAATTCATGCTCTCCCAGGTGCGCGAGAAGGACCTGGCGCTCTTCATCAGCCTTTCAAAGCTCCCGAGGCCCCGTAACGCCGACGACATCCCGACCATGACGCTGATCCCGGCCTACATGGTGAGCGAGCTGAAGACGGCGTTCCAGATCGGGTTTCTCATTTTCATCCCGTTCCTCGTGCTGGACATGGTGGTCGCGTCGGTGCTCATGTCGATGGGTATGATGATGCTGCCGCCGGTGATGATCTCGCTACCCTTCAAGATCCTCCTCTTCGTGCTGGTGGACGGCTGGGGGCTCGTGATCGGGTCGCTGGTGAAGAGCTTCGGATAA
- the fliO gene encoding flagellar biosynthetic protein FliO yields the protein MRTLAAVTALLFALPGAAHAEGGPDLVGSMAQMAGSLMLVIGIILILYYLAGRLLKMPQGNRGGYIRVVETKHLAPKKSLMLVEVGGEYLLLSNSGEGVTLIKQVEMLEEIEVVPEGVGGLVVPDRLKDKLAALKGVLPRREAPLAQLRKSGGCA from the coding sequence ATGAGAACGCTTGCCGCAGTAACCGCCTTGCTTTTCGCCCTCCCCGGGGCGGCTCACGCCGAAGGCGGGCCCGACCTGGTGGGGAGCATGGCCCAGATGGCGGGCTCGCTGATGCTCGTGATCGGAATCATCCTGATCCTCTATTACTTAGCCGGGCGCCTGCTGAAGATGCCGCAGGGGAACCGGGGCGGCTACATCCGCGTGGTGGAGACGAAGCACCTCGCCCCGAAAAAGTCGCTCATGCTGGTGGAGGTTGGCGGAGAGTACCTGCTCCTTAGTAACAGCGGCGAGGGGGTCACCCTGATCAAGCAGGTGGAGATGCTGGAGGAGATCGAGGTGGTCCCCGAAGGCGTCGGCGGGCTGGTCGTACCGGACCGGCTCAAGGACAAGCTGGCGGCGCTCAAGGGTGTGCTCCCGCGCAGGGAGGCGCCGCTCGCACAGTTAAGGAAAAGCGGTGGATGTGCGTGA
- the flhB gene encoding flagellar biosynthesis protein FlhB, whose protein sequence is MSDDKHSKTEKPTSKKISDAKSKGQVARSREMTSALTLIAAMIGLYASSGLILKTLQGTMRDIFGGLATIEVTPGGVHHLMMKEFGNLAIMVAPFMLVCLIAGMAVEIGQGGINLSSEKLKFDLGRLNPAQGVSRLFNKDSVFEVAKSFMKMAIVGYMAYKILAEEMEGIVFLVDQDLQGILLFIGHLAFKIVLHTCGVLILLAVLDLAFVKWRFTENLMMTKQEVKDEHKNTEGDPAIKGKQRQKAFQMARRRMRQIVPTADVVVTNPTHYAVALKYDRFKMSAPMVIFKGVDEMALQIKIVARENGVTLVENRFLARELHAQVDEGGEIPEGLYAAVAEILAYVYSLKKR, encoded by the coding sequence ATGTCCGACGACAAACACTCCAAAACAGAGAAACCGACAAGCAAGAAGATCTCGGACGCGAAGAGCAAGGGACAGGTCGCGCGCAGCCGCGAGATGACCTCGGCCCTCACCCTCATCGCGGCCATGATCGGTCTCTACGCGAGCTCGGGGCTCATCCTGAAGACGCTGCAGGGGACCATGAGGGACATCTTCGGCGGGCTTGCCACCATCGAGGTGACCCCCGGCGGGGTGCATCACCTGATGATGAAGGAGTTCGGCAACCTGGCCATCATGGTCGCGCCCTTCATGCTGGTCTGCCTCATTGCGGGGATGGCGGTGGAGATCGGCCAGGGTGGGATCAACCTGAGCTCGGAGAAGCTGAAGTTCGACCTGGGGCGCCTGAACCCGGCGCAGGGGGTGTCGAGGCTCTTCAACAAGGACTCGGTCTTCGAGGTGGCCAAGTCCTTCATGAAGATGGCGATCGTGGGGTACATGGCCTACAAGATCCTCGCCGAAGAGATGGAGGGGATCGTCTTCCTGGTGGACCAGGACCTGCAGGGGATCCTGCTGTTCATAGGGCACCTTGCCTTCAAGATCGTGCTGCACACCTGCGGCGTGCTGATCCTCCTCGCGGTCCTCGACCTTGCCTTCGTGAAGTGGCGCTTCACAGAGAACCTGATGATGACCAAACAGGAGGTGAAGGACGAGCACAAGAACACGGAGGGGGACCCGGCCATCAAGGGGAAACAGCGCCAGAAGGCCTTCCAGATGGCGCGCCGCCGCATGCGCCAGATCGTGCCGACCGCGGACGTCGTGGTCACCAACCCGACCCACTACGCCGTCGCGCTCAAGTACGACCGCTTCAAGATGTCCGCCCCGATGGTGATCTTCAAGGGTGTCGACGAGATGGCGCTGCAGATCAAGATCGTGGCGCGGGAGAACGGGGTGACGCTGGTGGAAAACCGCTTCCTTGCACGCGAGCTCCACGCCCAGGTGGACGAGGGGGGCGAGATCCCGGAGGGGCTCTACGCCGCGGTCGCCGAGATCTTAGCCTACGTCTACAGCTTGAAGAAGAGGTGA
- the fliM gene encoding flagellar motor switch protein FliM has protein sequence MEKLLTKEEIDALVAAVFDGTLVPENELAKEGSQAEQFDLLDIEAHRAIPNLDIVYDGFIRYNRVTMSNRLGRMVDIKKEEAVPYKFGDFLSVLPSPVCMAIYKMDPLKGAALIAFDSTLVFTIVDSILGGSGVTSGQGMNRLFTSIELRLVEKIVKDALADLERAWAPLCPASMNLLRLEMNPRLVNIVPPEYQVVTMSMKIQIEETVGNMILAIPFLTIEPIRDKLKRGVQMDMMVVDPLWSYRLSEELMGAPMDISVEMGGATISLADLTGLTAGDVVMLDTSGKDELVVKVGGTKKFMGIAGVSGGNKAVQITRALTGGED, from the coding sequence ATGGAAAAACTCCTCACCAAGGAAGAGATTGACGCCCTAGTGGCGGCCGTTTTCGACGGGACCCTGGTCCCGGAGAACGAGCTTGCCAAGGAAGGGTCTCAGGCGGAGCAGTTCGACCTGCTCGACATCGAGGCTCATCGCGCCATCCCGAACCTTGACATCGTCTACGATGGTTTCATCCGCTACAACCGGGTCACCATGTCGAACCGGCTCGGGCGGATGGTGGACATCAAGAAGGAGGAGGCGGTCCCCTACAAATTCGGGGATTTCCTGAGCGTGCTTCCTTCGCCGGTCTGTATGGCGATCTACAAGATGGACCCCCTGAAGGGAGCCGCCCTCATCGCCTTCGACAGCACCCTGGTCTTCACCATCGTGGACAGCATCCTGGGCGGCTCCGGCGTTACGTCGGGGCAGGGGATGAACCGCCTGTTCACATCAATCGAACTCCGCCTCGTAGAGAAGATCGTCAAGGATGCCCTGGCCGACCTGGAGCGCGCATGGGCGCCGCTTTGCCCGGCGAGCATGAACCTGTTGCGCCTGGAGATGAACCCGCGCCTGGTGAACATCGTCCCTCCCGAGTACCAGGTGGTCACCATGAGCATGAAGATCCAGATCGAAGAGACGGTGGGGAACATGATCCTCGCCATCCCGTTCCTGACCATCGAGCCGATCCGCGACAAGCTGAAGCGCGGGGTGCAGATGGACATGATGGTGGTGGACCCGCTCTGGTCCTACCGCCTCTCGGAGGAACTCATGGGGGCGCCGATGGACATCTCGGTCGAGATGGGTGGGGCGACCATATCGCTCGCAGACCTTACCGGCCTTACGGCGGGTGACGTGGTCATGCTCGACACAAGCGGCAAGGACGAGCTTGTCGTGAAGGTGGGCGGCACCAAGAAGTTTATGGGAATTGCCGGGGTAAGCGGCGGTAACAAGGCGGTACAGATCACGCGTGCCCTGACTGGAGGTGAAGATTGA
- a CDS encoding flagellar basal body-associated FliL family protein — protein MAEPAKAPETPEKNNKKLFIIIGAVVAVLAIGGAAAFFMGGGKKEKAPEGAKVEAKAEGGEHGAPAKEGGEGGAAMGGTIYPLEPFIVNIYDGQELRYLKIKVEFEMANPQAKAELDAKLAPLRDAILILLTTKTMQEIQDLQGKNQLREQILAAVSKVVPPSKITKVYFTDFVVQ, from the coding sequence ATGGCCGAACCGGCAAAGGCCCCAGAGACCCCCGAAAAGAACAATAAGAAGCTCTTCATCATCATCGGCGCCGTTGTGGCGGTCCTCGCCATCGGCGGGGCGGCCGCCTTCTTCATGGGAGGGGGCAAGAAGGAAAAAGCTCCCGAAGGCGCAAAGGTCGAGGCGAAGGCGGAAGGTGGGGAGCATGGAGCACCGGCCAAGGAAGGGGGCGAGGGGGGGGCTGCCATGGGCGGCACCATCTATCCCCTGGAGCCCTTCATCGTCAACATCTACGACGGTCAGGAACTGCGCTACCTGAAGATCAAGGTGGAGTTCGAGATGGCCAACCCCCAGGCGAAAGCCGAGCTTGACGCGAAGCTCGCACCGCTTCGGGACGCCATCCTCATCCTCCTGACCACCAAGACCATGCAGGAGATCCAGGACCTGCAGGGTAAAAACCAGCTGCGCGAACAGATCCTCGCCGCCGTTTCCAAGGTGGTGCCGCCCAGCAAGATAACCAAGGTCTATTTCACCGACTTCGTCGTGCAGTAG